From Endozoicomonas sp. 8E, the proteins below share one genomic window:
- the yidD gene encoding membrane protein insertion efficiency factor YidD, translated as MGRHCRFYPSCSSYSQEALQHHGFLKGSFLTLKRLLRCHPWHPGGFDPVPAPSDKQHRSSDDHIHHQDSLARTSWICKEHS; from the coding sequence ATGGGCAGACATTGTCGCTTTTACCCCAGCTGTTCCAGCTATTCACAGGAAGCTCTCCAACATCATGGTTTTCTGAAAGGCAGTTTTCTGACCTTGAAACGACTGCTGCGTTGCCATCCCTGGCATCCAGGAGGTTTTGATCCGGTGCCCGCTCCCTCGGACAAACAACACCGGTCATCAGACGATCATATTCATCACCAAGACTCTTTGGCTCGGACATCATGGATCTGCAAAGAACACTCTTGA
- the yidC gene encoding membrane protein insertase YidC, whose amino-acid sequence MDLQRTLLIGAIAVVGVFTLQQWNEDYNQTRPTSDAVVANVSTSQSGSDLPTISPSSSSPEILDDKVQTSAQLINVKTDTLNLQIDPVGGDIIGLSLPKYPAWLPEEGEKATPFQLLVNRPDCTPGEVTCVYTAQSGLIATDGPTNDQNQRPLYSTAQTSYTLPTGQDQLMVKLTRSAGDVQVTKSYTFKRGSYEVELAYEIANNSDKVWRDPFYAQLKRDGSEDPSSVNSSAPMNTYLGAAVRSIDEPYRKLPFDDFQKEPFKERVEGGYAAILQHYFVSAWVPAQDKPHNYYTQESRNNEYYRVGFYNDPLVVNPGEKAITGATLYAGPKDQPALKNLADGLQLTMDFGMLWFLAQPLFKLLQFIHSLVGNWGWAIILLTVCVKAVFYPLNQASFRSMAKMRKLGPKMQELKERFGDDRQKMSQAMMEMYKKEKVNPMGGCLPILVQMPVFIALYWVLQEAVELRQAPWLGWIKDLSQMDPYFILPLIMGASMFVQQMLNPTPPDPVQAKVMKLMPLIFTVFFLWFPAGLVLYWVTNNILSIIQQYIITRKIEKEDS is encoded by the coding sequence ATGGATCTGCAAAGAACACTCTTGATAGGTGCTATAGCCGTTGTTGGTGTATTTACACTTCAACAATGGAATGAAGATTACAATCAGACCCGGCCGACCAGCGATGCTGTTGTGGCTAATGTCTCCACTTCTCAAAGTGGTTCTGATTTACCCACTATCTCACCATCATCTTCCTCTCCGGAAATTCTGGATGACAAAGTTCAGACCTCTGCTCAACTGATCAATGTTAAAACAGATACACTGAACCTTCAGATTGACCCCGTCGGTGGTGACATTATCGGACTCAGCCTGCCCAAATACCCGGCCTGGCTGCCTGAAGAAGGCGAGAAAGCTACGCCTTTCCAGCTGCTGGTTAACAGACCCGACTGCACACCGGGTGAAGTGACCTGTGTCTACACCGCTCAAAGCGGCCTGATTGCTACTGACGGTCCTACCAACGATCAGAATCAGAGGCCCCTCTACAGCACTGCACAGACCAGCTACACCTTGCCAACCGGTCAGGACCAGCTGATGGTTAAACTGACTCGCAGCGCTGGCGATGTTCAGGTGACCAAAAGTTATACCTTTAAGCGCGGCTCCTATGAAGTCGAACTGGCTTACGAAATTGCTAACAACAGCGACAAGGTATGGCGTGATCCCTTTTATGCCCAGCTGAAGCGGGATGGTTCAGAAGACCCAAGCTCTGTAAACTCCAGTGCCCCCATGAACACCTATCTGGGGGCGGCTGTTCGTTCTATTGATGAGCCATACAGAAAGCTGCCTTTCGATGATTTCCAAAAAGAGCCTTTCAAGGAAAGAGTCGAGGGTGGTTATGCTGCCATTCTTCAGCACTACTTTGTCAGTGCCTGGGTGCCTGCCCAGGACAAGCCTCATAATTATTACACACAGGAATCTCGTAACAACGAATACTACAGGGTGGGTTTCTACAATGACCCTCTGGTGGTAAATCCAGGTGAGAAAGCCATCACCGGTGCTACGCTTTATGCCGGTCCTAAAGATCAGCCAGCCTTGAAGAATCTGGCTGATGGTCTGCAGCTGACCATGGACTTTGGCATGCTTTGGTTCCTGGCTCAGCCTCTGTTTAAGTTGCTGCAGTTCATCCACTCTCTGGTAGGCAACTGGGGTTGGGCAATCATCCTGCTGACAGTCTGTGTGAAAGCGGTATTCTACCCACTGAATCAGGCCAGCTTCCGTTCTATGGCTAAAATGCGCAAGCTGGGGCCAAAGATGCAGGAGCTGAAAGAGAGATTCGGTGACGATCGCCAGAAGATGTCTCAGGCCATGATGGAGATGTACAAGAAAGAGAAAGTCAACCCAATGGGTGGCTGCCTCCCGATTCTTGTCCAGATGCCAGTATTCATTGCCCTCTACTGGGTACTGCAGGAGGCTGTAGAACTGCGTCAGGCTCCCTGGCTTGGCTGGATTAAGGATCTGTCCCAGATGGACCCTTACTTCATCCTGCCGTTGATCATGGGTGCTTCGATGTTCGTGCAGCAGATGCTGAACCCGACACCTCCTGACCCTGTTCAGGCCAAAGTGATGAAGTTGATGCCGCTGATCTTTACCGTATTCTTCCTGTGGTTCCCTGCAGGGCTGGTACTCTACTGGGTAACCAACAACATTCTGTCGATTATTCAGCAATACATCATTACCAGAAAGATCGAGAAAGAAGACTCCTGA
- the mnmE gene encoding tRNA uridine-5-carboxymethylaminomethyl(34) synthesis GTPase MnmE, translating into MSDLSALHKDTIAAQATAPGRGGVGIIRVSGPEALRVAREVLKMEPKPRFAHYGPFYDEQDEVLDEGLALYFPNPNSFTGEEVIEFQGHGGPVILDLLLKRINALGVRLANPGEFSERAFLNDKMDLAQAEAIADLIDSTSEQAARSALRSLQGAFSRRVNELVESLIELRIYVEAAIDFPEEEIDFLADGKVAGDLKTIISHLAQVMREAGQGAIQREGMTVVIAGRPNAGKSSLLNALSGRESAIVTDIAGTTRDVLREHINIDGMPLHVIDTAGLRETDDKVEQIGVERAFREIEDADRVLLMVDGSTTDATDPHDIWPEFVDRLPSREKLTVIRNKIDLTGEQAGIEDAEGVPLIRACAMREHGLDALREHLKACMGYEGAMEGGFSARRRHLDALRRAEEFLDNGQKQLEYMGAGELLAEDLRHAQKALGEITGEFSSDDLLGRIFSSFCIGK; encoded by the coding sequence ATGTCCGATCTCAGTGCACTCCATAAAGACACTATTGCCGCTCAGGCAACCGCTCCCGGTAGAGGTGGGGTAGGGATCATCAGGGTCTCAGGCCCTGAAGCTTTAAGGGTTGCCAGAGAGGTTCTAAAGATGGAGCCCAAGCCTCGTTTCGCTCATTATGGTCCTTTTTACGATGAGCAGGATGAGGTTCTGGACGAAGGCCTGGCTCTTTACTTTCCTAATCCAAATTCATTTACCGGAGAGGAGGTCATTGAGTTCCAGGGGCATGGTGGTCCTGTCATTCTGGACTTACTGTTGAAAAGAATTAATGCCCTTGGGGTAAGGCTGGCCAATCCCGGAGAGTTTTCCGAAAGAGCCTTCCTGAATGACAAGATGGATCTGGCGCAGGCTGAGGCCATAGCAGATCTGATCGACAGTACTTCAGAACAGGCAGCCAGATCGGCATTAAGATCACTGCAAGGCGCTTTCTCCAGAAGAGTCAACGAACTGGTCGAATCCCTGATTGAACTGAGAATTTACGTTGAAGCCGCCATCGACTTTCCGGAAGAAGAGATTGATTTCCTGGCCGACGGCAAAGTGGCAGGCGACCTCAAAACCATCATCAGCCATCTTGCCCAGGTCATGAGAGAAGCGGGTCAGGGGGCTATTCAGCGTGAAGGTATGACCGTAGTGATTGCCGGACGTCCCAATGCCGGTAAATCCAGCCTTTTGAATGCGTTATCAGGACGGGAGTCAGCTATTGTAACGGACATTGCCGGTACCACCCGTGATGTCCTCAGGGAGCATATCAATATCGACGGTATGCCCTTGCATGTTATTGATACCGCCGGTCTGCGAGAGACAGATGATAAAGTCGAACAGATTGGTGTAGAACGCGCCTTCAGGGAAATAGAAGACGCTGATAGAGTACTCCTGATGGTGGACGGATCAACCACTGACGCAACCGATCCACACGACATATGGCCAGAGTTTGTTGACCGGCTGCCTTCCAGAGAAAAGCTCACTGTGATCCGTAACAAGATTGACCTGACAGGCGAACAGGCAGGCATAGAGGACGCTGAAGGGGTTCCCCTCATAAGGGCCTGTGCCATGAGAGAACACGGCCTGGACGCTCTCAGAGAGCATCTGAAAGCCTGTATGGGCTATGAGGGTGCCATGGAGGGTGGTTTTTCTGCCCGGCGCAGACATCTGGATGCGCTGCGAAGAGCAGAGGAGTTTCTGGATAACGGTCAGAAGCAGCTTGAATACATGGGGGCAGGTGAACTTCTGGCTGAAGACCTGCGACATGCCCAGAAGGCTCTGGGCGAGATCACCGGCGAGTTCTCCAGCGATGATTTGCTGGGCAGGATTTTCTCCTCCTTCTGTATTGGCAAGTAG